In the genome of Mercurialis annua linkage group LG8, ddMerAnnu1.2, whole genome shotgun sequence, the window CGTACACAAAAGAACGATTATTAATATCTGTATTTATTATTCATCCTCTATGCAGATTTTCAGAGGTCGCTGTACTCAGAACAACAAGTTGGTTAGAAATCAGAGGGAAAATTAGAACTCAAAAGCTATCACCTAACACAAGATATGGAGCCTATCTTATAATGAAAATCTCCAATAACGCGTATGGGCTTGATTCAATTCCCTCAGAAATAACAGTTGAGGTTGGGAACACAGTATCATCCGGCAGTACTTATCTACATAACCAACAAAACAAGGTACAGTCACCATCATGCCTAGATAATATAGAAGACATGCAAATGCCAGAAACAAATCTGAAAATGCAAGTAAAAATGCCAAGAGAAAGGGATGACACATGGAGTGAAATTGAGCTAGGGGAGTTCTTCAGTGGTGAAGGGGACGAAGAGGTGAAGATGAGTTTGATAGAGGTGAAGGGTTGCCAACTAAAAGGAGGGCTAGTAATTGAAGGCATTGAGATAAGACCCAAATAGTAACGGAACTTAACTCGCTAAAGTTTCACTCttgctttaaaattttattgtagtGCCGCAGAGATTGGCACAAAGAGATTTTATCATTACATTATTGGACACAGAGTTGAACTTTTCATACCAGCAGTACAGTTGAATTTTTCGAATCTTATTAAAAAGATTTATCTGAACAAGATTATGAGTGATATATGGTTGTGCCAAAGTGAAGATTCGAAATTCAACATTTTGCATAAGAATCAAGCATGCAATCATTCTTTACCTTGATTGAATAAACTCAAAAACATATCCATGAGTTGTATTTTTTTCTAAGTTAATCAACACAaatgcatattgaagttcaaCCTATAGATAAAATTTGCAAAAGCTCGTCTTGAGATgcccaaaaaaaaaatcccgCAGTTTACATAAGCAAACTCATTATCATATCGATGTTGTTGCAAGTTTGGAAATGAGAAAGAAAATGGAAATGCCTACTGTTAATCAGAAACAAATTACCTTATTGTCATTTACAGGTGTATATCACAATCAAAAAAACAATTACCATTAATGTTATTCCAGAACAAGTTTATTTTACAACACAAGTTTCATTCTTGTAGAAGGCAAATGTACACCTGATTCACAATGTATAGTTCAATCATCAATATTTCTTAATCAAACATTTTAATCAACCCATATAAACACTGAACCTACAAAATTCAATTACCATTCAAATCAGAGAGATCAAAACATAAAGCATCTTACTTCCCATTGAGCCTCTCAATGACAGTTATAAGACCTTGAGTACCGAGATGTCCGTCGCCATTCGCCACCATTCCGGCAAACAACTGCTTACCCAAAGCAGCACCAGGCAAAACAGACACTCTCTCGTCCTCACTTCCCTCCACAACATCCACACCCATACCCATATCTTTGACCATATACTCAGCAAATCCACCTGGCCTGAAGTCTCTCTGAATCATCCTCTCCCCAAACAACTCCATCACCATTGACCCTGCAGCCCCTCCTCTCACTGCTTCCATCCATTTATTCACATCAAGCCCTGTTTTTTCAGCAAATAGTAACCCTTCACTCAAACCCAACAAATTAGCACCAACAACAATCTGATTAGCAATCTTACAGCTATGACCGGAACCAGCAGGGCCCATATAAGCAACTTTACCTAAAACCTGAAAAATAGGTGATAGCCACTTAATCACACGCTCATCACCACCAGCAAAGATGGCTAATTTCCCATCTCTAGCGCCAATATCACCACCCGAAACCGGTGAATCAACAGCCCAGCAATCTTTCTCCCGTGCAGAGGTGAATATCTCACGTGCTAAAGCAGGGTGGCTACTAGTAAAATCGACTATAACAGAGCCGGGGTTTAATCCGGCAAGAATGTTGTTGTTTTGGTTCTCTGAGACAATTGATCGAACATCTGACGGGTGACCCACCATAAGACAAACGACGTCGCTGTTCTTGGCGAGTTCGAGCGGGGAGGCGGCGACAGTGGCGCCTTTGGATTGTAATGCGAGGGCTTTGGAGGGAGTGCGAGCGTAGATTGTGAGAGAGTAGCCTGCGGAGAGAAGGCGAGAGGCCATGGCAGCGCCCATGACGCCTATGCCGATCCAGCCTATGCGGGTTTTTGTGGGGGAGATGGGTTCTGGGTACGAGGTGTCCATTGACTAGATTAATGTGATTGCTAAAGCTGAATGTCGAGGAAATTAGAATCAGCACTtcattatcaaaaataattccaaaaatacttgagcatcttttctttttctgtcAACACTTAAtcccacctttttatttcatctagcACTTGATTCCATCTTTT includes:
- the LOC126661186 gene encoding F-box protein PP2-B15-like, whose protein sequence is MLPEDCVSTILSFTSPVDVCRSSLVSSTFRSAMESDIVWERFLPSDYLDILSRLVTPFIFSSRKELFLHLSDPVLIDGGKTGFKLEKSSGKKSYILSARELSITWSDVPTYWCWVPKTESRFSEVAVLRTTSWLEIRGKIRTQKLSPNTRYGAYLIMKISNNAYGLDSIPSEITVEVGNTVSSGSTYLHNQQNKVQSPSCLDNIEDMQMPETNLKMQVKMPRERDDTWSEIELGEFFSGEGDEEVKMSLIEVKGCQLKGGLVIEGIEIRPK
- the LOC126661185 gene encoding probable 3-hydroxyisobutyrate dehydrogenase-like 2, mitochondrial isoform X2, which translates into the protein MDTSYPEPISPTKTRIGWIGIGVMGAAMASRLLSAGYSLTIYARTPSKALALQSKGATVAASPLELAKNSDVVCLMVGHPSDVRSIVSENQNNNILAGLNPGSVIVDFTSSHPALAREIFTSAREKDCWAVDSPVSGGDIGARDGKLAIFAGGDERVIKWLSPIFQVLGKVAYMGPAGSGHSCKIANQIVVGANLLGLSEGLLFAEKTGLDVNKWMEAVRGGAAGSMVMELFGERMIQRDFRPGGFAEYMVKDMGMGVDVVEGSEDERVSVLPGAALGKQLFAGMVANGDGHLGTQGLITVIERLNGK
- the LOC126661185 gene encoding probable 3-hydroxyisobutyrate dehydrogenase-like 2, mitochondrial isoform X1, whose product is MDTSYPEPISPTKTRIGWIGIGVMGAAMASRLLSAGYSLTIYARTPSKALALQSKGATVAASPLELAKNSDVVCLMVGHPSDVRSIVSENQNNNILAGLNPGSVIVDFTSSHPALAREIFTSAREKDCWAVDSPVSGGDIGARDGKLAIFAGGDERVIKWLSPIFQVLGKVAYMGPAGSGHSCKIANQIVVGANLLGLSEGLLFAEKTGLDVNKWMEAVRGGAAGSMVMELFGERMIQRDFRPGGFAEYMVKDMGMGVDVVEGSEDERVSVLPGAALGKQLFAGMVANGDGHLGTQGLITVIERLNGKVG